A genomic segment from Agrobacterium vitis encodes:
- a CDS encoding phage/plasmid primase, P4 family, with amino-acid sequence MTEPKKPDLPEAVRKILEEAAAQRQAYAGRPDPLPIDEPEPDEEVLELSGPEILEECAALPETDIGNANRLLTRYGRYLRHVTHVGWHGFDGQRWMEDASGAVVRRFAHRTAELIDDEAILLDCSTKEQAAIEAGRDAAKKLQDMGRPPTVREAVDDDRLAELNGLIADMKEAEREKVMMGNPKAEWPEEAHVQHQKIKDRIKTGQQAERARRKMVDATSSWTPEQYAEYAELEKMVDAMDEVEEGRRGRMSSRHSHAKSAAGTSKIDNMLKEAVPYCSLDVKDLNTDLYAMNCQSGTLRFYCRVVEGVRRWKIRMDKHRPEDLISKMAEVDFTPDEDCPTFRNFLKQVMPNVEYRNFLQRYLGYCLLGMTGEQCLLFFYGAGRNGKSTFVDLMVDILADYAASMSIDSFAGEKRRSGAEATPDLARLPGVRLVAASEPEMGVQLKDALIKSLTGGEPLPVRKLNQDFFELIPQFKIILSGNHKPIIKDDSDGIWRRVKLVPWEIQIPEEDVDRDLPRKLREERNGIFAWMVSGAIAYLETGLQEPEGIKDATREYREESDPIGAFLRHACHITGADADQETPLDLYNAYQRYAKREGLSEFHQPTFTRRLPDQTRKSWKGPDGGMHQFRRGRSNGTVYYGIRVRDEFRPEAPGGHYPDHEPMPEGF; translated from the coding sequence ATGACAGAGCCGAAAAAACCGGATCTGCCGGAGGCCGTCCGCAAGATTCTGGAAGAAGCTGCGGCGCAGCGGCAGGCCTATGCCGGTCGCCCGGACCCTTTGCCTATTGATGAGCCGGAACCGGACGAAGAAGTCCTTGAGCTGTCCGGGCCGGAGATCCTCGAAGAATGCGCGGCTCTGCCCGAAACCGACATCGGCAATGCCAACCGGCTGCTGACCCGATATGGGCGGTATTTGCGCCATGTGACGCATGTCGGCTGGCATGGGTTCGACGGTCAACGCTGGATGGAAGATGCATCCGGCGCCGTGGTGCGCCGTTTTGCCCATCGCACTGCCGAGCTGATCGATGATGAGGCGATCCTGTTGGATTGCTCAACCAAGGAACAGGCGGCTATCGAGGCCGGGCGCGATGCCGCGAAAAAGTTGCAGGATATGGGCCGCCCGCCAACCGTGCGCGAGGCCGTCGACGATGATCGATTGGCGGAATTGAACGGCTTGATCGCCGATATGAAGGAAGCCGAACGGGAAAAGGTGATGATGGGCAACCCGAAAGCCGAATGGCCAGAGGAAGCCCATGTGCAGCATCAGAAAATCAAGGATCGGATCAAAACCGGTCAGCAGGCCGAGCGGGCGCGGCGCAAGATGGTGGATGCCACATCCTCCTGGACGCCAGAGCAATATGCCGAGTATGCCGAACTGGAAAAGATGGTCGACGCCATGGACGAGGTGGAAGAGGGGCGGCGTGGCCGCATGTCTTCCCGCCACAGCCACGCCAAGAGCGCGGCCGGGACATCCAAGATCGACAATATGCTGAAAGAGGCGGTGCCTTACTGCTCGCTGGATGTGAAGGATCTGAATACCGATCTCTACGCCATGAATTGCCAGAGCGGGACGCTGCGGTTCTATTGCCGGGTGGTGGAAGGCGTGCGGCGCTGGAAAATCCGGATGGACAAACATCGGCCGGAAGACCTGATCTCCAAGATGGCAGAGGTGGATTTCACGCCGGACGAGGATTGCCCGACATTTCGCAATTTTCTGAAACAGGTCATGCCGAATGTCGAGTATCGCAACTTTCTGCAACGCTATCTCGGCTATTGCCTGTTGGGAATGACCGGCGAGCAGTGCTTGCTGTTCTTCTATGGCGCTGGCCGCAACGGTAAATCGACCTTCGTGGATCTGATGGTGGATATTCTGGCTGATTATGCCGCGTCCATGTCGATCGATAGTTTCGCCGGCGAAAAGCGCCGCTCTGGCGCCGAGGCCACGCCCGATCTGGCTCGTCTGCCCGGCGTGCGCCTGGTGGCGGCCTCGGAGCCGGAAATGGGCGTGCAGCTCAAGGACGCGCTGATCAAATCCCTGACCGGTGGCGAACCACTCCCGGTGCGAAAGCTCAACCAGGACTTCTTCGAACTGATCCCGCAATTCAAAATCATCCTGTCCGGCAACCATAAGCCGATCATCAAGGACGATTCGGACGGCATATGGCGGCGCGTAAAGCTGGTGCCGTGGGAGATCCAGATCCCGGAAGAAGACGTAGACCGCGACCTGCCGCGCAAATTGCGCGAGGAACGCAACGGCATATTCGCCTGGATGGTGTCGGGGGCGATTGCCTATCTGGAGACAGGGCTTCAAGAGCCAGAGGGCATTAAGGACGCGACACGCGAGTATCGCGAGGAAAGCGACCCTATCGGCGCGTTCTTGCGCCATGCCTGCCATATTACAGGCGCCGACGCCGATCAGGAAACACCGCTCGACCTATACAATGCCTATCAGCGCTATGCGAAGCGCGAGGGGCTGTCTGAATTTCATCAGCCCACATTCACCCGCCGATTGCCGGATCAAACCCGCAAGAGTTGGAAGGGGCCAGATGGCGGCATGCATCAGTTCCGCCGTGGACGGTCGAATGGCACGGTCTACTACGGCATTCGCGTGAGGGATGAATTTAGGCCGGAAGCGCCTGGCGGCCATTATCCAGACCACGAACCCATGCCGGAGGGCTTCTGA